The nucleotide window CAGAAAAACGAACACTTAAATGAATAATAGCTTGCTGTCTGCCCGTCAGACGTTCTCCCAAAAGGCTTGTTGACTCTAATGAATTACGAAACTATCTATAAATTTGAGCAATTAAAGACGATTTAGTTCAACCGTTAAATTGTCACTATCACTATGCAGCTGAATCCAAGGAACTGAAGAACCAGAAGAAGATGAGGAAGAACTAGGCACATTCCATAAACTCATTTGCTCAGAGGAATGATGTGGTGCATTGATGAATTCGACGAGTTGTTTATCTACCTTATCGTAACCAACGCCCTCACGTTTCGCTTGTTCAAGTTGAGCGACGACATTGAACTCATCCTCCCCAATGCTAATTGAGCTGAGCGCAAAGCCATCTTGACGAAGGTATGCCTGAAGCTTTGTGTAACTTAGGTTCGAATATGGCAGGTTAAGGCGAACTACCTCTACGCTTGAGTCACCCAACTCCAGTTCAACATAAACATCCAAATCGTAATATTGAGTGAGGTCACTGCACAACAGAGTGCCTTCAACTTCGCCACAATCCATGAGATCGATATCGTTAATATAGTTTTGATAACTCGGTTGAATTGGGCTGCTATTGAATACCGTTCGCAACCACCAGCTTTCACTCGCTTGCGCAGAGAATGAAAGGGTATTCAGAGCCAATAACAAAGGTAGGATTAAGACAGGAAGAGTTCTCATTAATTGTGCTTATTTCGCGCGACATGAAGCGCCCATTATACGTGACCAATCAACAAACAACCGCTCAAGGCACAAATTTTAGGCGAAAAAAAACGGGCATACATGCCCGCTAGATAAATTCTATCGCCGAATAACGTAATCCGTCACGTTGAGAACCATTACGGAAATAACAATACCATTCCGATGCTGCATATACAACATATCATACCAATTATTTATAACCACCTTCTATTGCAGGCTCTTCAAGCGATAGTCTTACTTTATTACGTTGGATTGCTTCTGGTGGCAAACTGATGAAGCCGTATTGGTTCAACACGCTTTGATGCTCTTCCGACAAAGTCAGTCCAACAAAGAACTTCTCTTGTTCCGTAAAGCCTTTACGATGCGCTGGAATATTCAGGTACATGTAATAAACCGTGGCTAATGGGTAACGACCAGAGAGGATCGTTTCTTTGTTTAAGTCGTAGTTCACCCCCAGATTATCAACCACACTCAGCCATTTCACATCAGAGATCTGATCTGAGTAGACGGTGTAACCAATGGCGGCATCTTCGTCTTCTACCTTGTTAATCAGATCCGGTAGATCCGCTAAGAATTGAGTATTCGCATATTCGCCGTCAGAACCACATTCGACCCAACTCGAAAACGTAGTATGACCTTGCAGATTGTGGTCGATAGCGAAAGGCAACATATGTGTGTCTAAGCTCTCACCACCTCGAATATCACTACTAGGTGTCCACTTAGGGTGTTTAGGATCGTTAGAACAACCAAACACATCGATAAGTTCAGCAACGCTGATGGATGTGGCTGGGTTATTCTCATTCGCCAGAATAGCTATTACGTCTGCGGTAAACATCAGCTCAGTTGGCCTGTAGCCATAGCGCATGTCGAACCTAGCCATCTCTTTGTCAGTCCACTTTTTGGAAGTAATACCAACACGTGAACGTTGCATGATCATCTGCTCAGGTACACTGTCACTCAACAAGATCTCTAAGTCGATCTCTTGGCTCTTAAGCAAGTCTTCAACAAGGCTCTGCATATTCGGCTCAATCGCGACCAAACCAATATCACTGGCGTCATTTGCTAATGTTGATACAGAAAAAAACGCAGGTACAGCAGCAAGCAGTAAGCCCGATTTATTAGATAGATGTTTCATTACTGGCCTCCTACTGGGTCAATCGATGTCTTAGATTCAACATCGCTATTGCTGTCGAGTTGCATCTCTGAGGTAAAGATATTCCAAGATGGATTCACTTCCATGCTCTCTGTTTTTAACACTGCAATGGTTCTACGCTTACGCTTGTGAAGGTGCTGAGTTAAGCTGGTTATCTGAGTAAATTCTTGTTCAAAGATTCGCTCTCCATCGATGCCTCTGTCAATCAGAGCGTCTCGAATCACGCCAGTCCTTTTCTTAGCCAGTGCCTTGTTATAAACATTGGTACCTTCTGAACTTGTGTCCCCGACTAAGGTAACGGAGGCGTCTGGTTGCTCACCCAGTAAACGTACTAATTCGTTGAGAACGGCTGTGTGTTCAGGTTTTAGAACGTATTTATCAAAGTCAAATGCCACGCTTAACACTTCAACATCTTCGACGATTTTCCAATTGGCACAGCCTTTAATGTCTACCGTCACGCCTTCTGGAGTTTCAGCACACAGATCGCGTTGGTTAATCACCCCATCACGGTCATCATCCGCTAGATCATCAATTTGATGACGAGTCATTGTCGTGTCGGGCGTTTCTGCACAACCCATTAGCAAAATAGAACTAAGTAGCGCTAGTTTAAAATGTCTCATTACTTGTTCTCCCCTTGCCATTCTTCTGGGTGTTCAATTCTCAACGCGTAGGTCAACATGCCCATCGCGTTCAGTACGCGGTATGCCGCTAACGTTTGATCATATTCGGTGCTGATGAAGTTTCGTCGAGCCAAGAATACCTCGACTTTCGCATCAAGCACATCGAGTAGGCTTCGTCTGCCAACATTGAATTGCTGAATATAGCCAAGCTCTGCAATTTTGGCTGCGTCTACGTTTTGTTGAAGAAGGGACTTTTGCTGTTCAAGCATCTTGTAGGCGTTCCAAGCGAGCTGAGTACCCTCTTTAACTTCACGCTCAGTTCTTAATCTGATCGCCCTTGCCTCTTCAACACGCCATGCTGACGATTCAACACGAGAGTCAGTAGAAAAGCCGTTAAACAGATCATAATCCATGGTCAGCATGATTCTCGCGTCTTCATCAACACCACCCGGTGGGTTAGAGACGTTGTCATTCTTGTTGGCATGGAGTTCCAATTTTACTTCTGGATAGTAATCGCCTTTCTCTCTACGCATCTCTTTACGAGCAGCATCGATATCAAGCAAAGAGGCTTTGATTTCTGGGTGATTCTCGACAGCTTGTTCAAGTGCGACCTGTGCTGAGCTTG belongs to Vibrio cyclitrophicus and includes:
- a CDS encoding phosphate ABC transporter substrate-binding protein; amino-acid sequence: MKHLSNKSGLLLAAVPAFFSVSTLANDASDIGLVAIEPNMQSLVEDLLKSQEIDLEILLSDSVPEQMIMQRSRVGITSKKWTDKEMARFDMRYGYRPTELMFTADVIAILANENNPATSISVAELIDVFGCSNDPKHPKWTPSSDIRGGESLDTHMLPFAIDHNLQGHTTFSSWVECGSDGEYANTQFLADLPDLINKVEDEDAAIGYTVYSDQISDVKWLSVVDNLGVNYDLNKETILSGRYPLATVYYMYLNIPAHRKGFTEQEKFFVGLTLSEEHQSVLNQYGFISLPPEAIQRNKVRLSLEEPAIEGGYK
- a CDS encoding OmpA family protein: MRHFKLALLSSILLMGCAETPDTTMTRHQIDDLADDDRDGVINQRDLCAETPEGVTVDIKGCANWKIVEDVEVLSVAFDFDKYVLKPEHTAVLNELVRLLGEQPDASVTLVGDTSSEGTNVYNKALAKKRTGVIRDALIDRGIDGERIFEQEFTQITSLTQHLHKRKRRTIAVLKTESMEVNPSWNIFTSEMQLDSNSDVESKTSIDPVGGQ